TGCCGAACCGGATGACCGCGACCCGCGTGACCGGGCTCGTCGTCGGGCTCGCCGGGATCCTGCTGATCTTCGCGCCGTGGCAGGCCTCCGGTCTGCTCAGCTGGGGCTCGCTGGCCTGTATGACGGCCGCGGCCAGCTATGGGTTCGCCTTCGTCTACGAGGGCCGCTATCTGTCCAGCACCGGTCTCTCGCCCTACGCGCTTTCAGGCGGACAAATGCTGCTGGCGACCGGATTCCTCCTGCTCGTGATGCCGTTCGGCGGGTTGACGCCAGTGCACCTGAGCCCGCTGGCGGTGAGCGCGGTGCTGGTGCTCGGCGTCGGCTCGACGGGGATCGCGTTCGCGCTGAACTACCAGCTGCTGGCCAGCGAGGGCGCGGTGGCTGCGTCTGTGGTCGGGTACCTGCTGCCGGTGGTGTCCGTGCTGCTGGGCGCGGTGTTCCTGCACGAACAGCTGAGCGTCCGGGTGATCCTGGGCATGGTCGTGGTCCTCGGCGGCGTCGCGCTCACCCGGCTGCAGCGCAAGCCCGCAGCCGTCGCGGAACCGGCGCCGGTGGC
This Amycolatopsis sulphurea DNA region includes the following protein-coding sequences:
- a CDS encoding DMT family transporter, which translates into the protein MGETKTLLRIAALAVMWGSSFFWIKLGLAAFSPVQLVLARLTLGAVVLLALCLLGRRRLPADRRVWGHLAVAAFFHNALPFLLFAIGETTVDSGITGVLNSTTPLWVLVVAPFLGVPNRMTATRVTGLVVGLAGILLIFAPWQASGLLSWGSLACMTAAASYGFAFVYEGRYLSSTGLSPYALSGGQMLLATGFLLLVMPFGGLTPVHLSPLAVSAVLVLGVGSTGIAFALNYQLLASEGAVAASVVGYLLPVVSVLLGAVFLHEQLSVRVILGMVVVLGGVALTRLQRKPAAVAEPAPVAERV